The genomic interval AGTTTTCCGAATTGAGTGCAATTCTAAGCGCTTCTGCCTTCTCATAAACTTCACCATCCAGTCCCAATTTTTCCAACATTGGTATTATTGTGGAGAGAGCAGCTTTGGCATTTTGGACGTTTTTCATATCTTCATCAGACATGACATCTGCAAGACGGCGTATTTTCTCTCTTAATTCCTTGTAGGACATGCCCTCCCCGGCAAGTATCTTTACGCAGTCGTCAATGTCACTGTTCAATACACTGTCTATAGTCTGCCTGAATTCGCTCAGTGTATCTTTAACCGGAAGCCCAAGAGCACTGACCTGAACCTGAAGCGGCAGGAGTATTTCTTTGTCATCTTTTGCTAACTCCTTAAATGCGGATGCGATTGCTTCTTCTTCGATGTTTACTTCATTTCCGGTTATTTCCTCATAGTGCTTTGCTGCATCTGCACGCATTTTAAGATCAAGCGTTTCGCGGGGTGCAAACGTCGCTGACTTGAATGCGCGATTGCTGATAAACGGTAATCGTGCATCAGGGTCACTATATCCCCTGTGCCTTACAGCCTGATGGGTTACCTCAATGGCGCCTCCACGAAAAAGCACTGCAAGCACCAGACGGAGAATGTCGCCTTCCCAGCCATAATCAAATCCCCGAAAATGCTCTTCCAATGAATTTCCTGTGACCTTAGTACCATACGAGTGTTCATTTTTAATATAGTTGAGAATCTCCTGCGCAATTTCAGCGTTTATGTTCGGTTGATATTTGTTATCGTGTTTTACCACGAGATTAAGCCCGTCGTCTTTATCATAAAAGATAGATGGCAGTCCTTTTAGATTAGCCGCGGTCAGTATCTTTTCAGGTTCATCTCCCTTAATTTTCCGGGTACCCATTTCCAATTTTGGGTAGAGTTCCGGCACTGCGGCATCCAACATCCCTGTAATTATTTCTGAGATGGAATTTCCCAACTCGCTTCCATCTTTTTCTACACCTCTGAATAACCCGGAGCCTGATTCTATAACTTTTGTGATTTTACTCCGTAAATCCTGATGGATGCGGTTTTCCCGCTGTTTCTCATCCTCCAAACATGCACTTTGCTCCGGAGAAATTTGATTGTGTGCGCGAATCCTGGAGTAAGTAGCGATCATCTCATTAGACCTGTACTTCTCCTCGATAAGGCGATAGATATCCTCATTTACCGAAAACACCCAAAATATTTCGTTGTTGTGTGAATCTTGCCGGCTTTGCACACGCAACTGCTGGTTTTTCTCTTTGAAATCGTTTTCGTTGTCTGCGATATAGATTGATAACGGTATATCCCCCTCTTCGACTTTCTCGCCGTCTATAAAGAGGCCTACCCTGAAAGTCCTCATGCCCTTGTAGCTGTATGTGCGGGTCTTTGGGGCGCTGAATATTTCCTTTATACTCTCCTGCTTAATGATGTTCCTCTGTTTTGGTTTTGGAGATAAACTTGCCCGCTCTGTGTCCCAGTTTTTCTCCTGGACTGTGAGCAGTTTGTAGCCTTCCTCTGATGCCCTTATTATTTGCGCCTTCTCCAGTTCTGTGATAGCGTCCTTTACGTCACTCAGAATGGACCCTGAATTAACCGAAGGATGCAAAACAACAGCGATGTTGTGCGCTGTTCTGGGTAGGTTTTTTACTGCTTCCAGGAGTGTAATAGCTTTGGTTACCTTAAGTGCCATCTCGTTGTTGTGGATGTGCCTGGCAACACTGTCCACTTCCCGGGTTACTTCCACAGGCAAAAGGCTTCCTGCGTAGAGTAGCTCATACACCTTGTCCAGAGTCACCAGATTACCTATCTCCTGATCAGCGAGATTTGTCCTTGGATGGATAAGCATTTCCTGTGCTTGCTTTATAATTGTTCGGTTACTGCCGCCTATATGCTTCTGTGCCCCGCGTTTTTGTCTGAGTCCTGCGACTATGTCAATACACAGCTCTATTTGATAGGGTAAATACGGATAGAGGTTAATAAAATCTTCTTTTGTAATAGTAGTGTTCCTGCTTGTACGTTCCAGCTTGCAATAGGTCTTGAGATGCCCCTCATTTTTGTCAAATAACTCACAGAGACTCTCATATCCTTTATCTTTCTTTTCAAGGACGCGTTTTGCTGTAACTTCCTGGATATTGGATTGCTTAAGGTCTATTGGAATGGGGAATCGGTCTTGCAGACGTGCAAGCTCAATAATCCTCCCCCCCATTGCATCCACGACCTCATTCAGCTTCTCCTGTGATGTTACCACGATCCAACACGGTGCGACAATTTGCTTCGCCTTAAACCTGTTTTTGCTTTCCCTGCCAAATGCCTGTACCACTGCCTGTAGATCCAACATCTTCTGGACACTTCGGGATACATACTGTCCTACTTCATCAATAATAAATACCAATCCAGCGCCGGGTTTGCGTTTGGCCATAAGCTCAAAGGCACGCTCCGCGAGTTTATTGGGTGTGATGTCAGCCCTGCCGATGAAGTTTCCGGAATCTTTCTTTATCCCAAGAGAATTTGACCAGCTATCTTCCCGTGGGAAGACGTTCGGCATCATCTTGTACAGGATAGCGCTGGCCTCAGAGATTCCCATTGCCATATCCCGTTCCTCTTCCCATGTAGCCGGGCTATACTCTTTGTTGAAGAGAGAGACGAATTCCTTAAGTCTGCCTTTGGCTTCCAGGGTGATTTCAAGCTCCGCCAGATCAAAATCCTCGGCATATCCCAATTCTCTCAGCAGGGCTTTATACATTATTTCCGTGATCTGCTCATTGGCGGTGCGTACGCCGCGGTCCATGGCGACGTCAAAGATTATGGCGTGAATTGTGAAGCGGGAGTTGATGTTCTGGAGAAAATTGGTGATTTGCTTATCCTGGACGTTCTCTATAAACCATTGGGAAGCACTCTGTGTTATGATTTTGCGGTTTGCCAGTGTGTAGCCAAGTATCTTGGCAAAGGATGATTTACCAGAACCGAAAAACCCTGACACCCAGATACCAATACCTTCATGTGGTTCTGAAGGGTATTCAGCAACAGCATTGTACACCTGGCAGAAATGGTCTTTGATGTCCGGGGTTGCCACGTATTCCTGTATTTCATTTTTAACAGTTCCCTCGTCATGCTGGTCTACCTTTATTACCTCTTCTATCTTACGATAAATATCTTTCCGAAACAGGTCTTTAATTATTTGCATAGCTATCATGCCTTTATATTAAATTACTTTGCAAAGGATCTTACTATCTCGTTTATGACTTCTGTAATATCTACATTTTTGGAAGGTAAAACTTCATTTTGAATATGCTTGTGATGTGGATAGGTTTCAATTTCTGTATAATGTTCTGCATTATCATATCTAAAAATTAATTTCTTGTCATGAGCCTGATAATGATAGGAATAAGCCAGTCTTTTTAAAGCGGGGATAGCAATAAAGTACTCTTTAAAATGCAGTTCACTTTTATCAGCAAATATAATCTCTCCTTTGACATACAATGCAGCATCGCCTCTATTTTCCGACTGAACATTGGTAAGGAGTTTAAACGGCACATTACTGAGAAATTTATCCAATTGAGCAAGATACTCTTTTATGACTGACATATCTCAATGTTTTCAATTATTGACAATTTCTGTTTAAGTTCATTTACAAGTTTTTCTTCTGCCCACCAGTTAAAAGTATCATCATCCTCTTCAATTTCCCTATTTCTGAACTTTTCAATGAAGACACTCGTAGAAATTCCGTATTTCTCTTCATATTTTTTTGTTTTTGATAAGGACATTTCAATGGCAAATTTTATTCTTCTTTTTTCCTCTTCCAGCCCTCCGGCCAGAAGTTCCTTAATTGTTTCTGCTTCACCTGAAATACTTTTTACATTTAAAGTAACCATATCATATTCACCTCTAAATAATTTTCATTTATTCACTACAATTCATTGGCTCCTGCATGGCAGGACAATAAATGCACAACTAAAAACAGTCACAAATATGTCATTTGTGACTATCTATTATAATGTTTTCTATAAAAATTTGTGTAAGAAATGGAGAAGAGAGAGAATAAAAGTTTTTGTAACGCTTTAGTTTTTTGTTTTTTGAAAAATCCAAGGGGACATAAAAAACAATGTAGCCCCGTTAGGGGCGATCTGTTTGTAGCACAATAAAATTCAATAGGGTAAATAGCTCCGTAGGAGCGGCCTGTATATGATTGACAGGAAAACAGGTCGCTCCTGACGGAGCTAATATCTGTTATGGCTCCTATCTTGCTACAAACAGGTTGTTCCTACGGAGTTTATAGGTAATACCTTTTTCAAAAGACTAAAGTGTTACAAGTTTTTTGATATTTGTTTTTTCCCCCTTTTCCCCTACTTCACCATTCCCCACTTTTTATTATTCATAACCATGCGCTATGGCAAGGGATTTGTCCTTTTTGCATTTTGCTTTAACTCTTTCCGACCAATACTTCATTGCAATATGTGCCCAGTCATATTTACCAGATTCCAAATCTTTCCAGTATTTTGGAGGCTCGCTCCATGGTATCACAGTATGAAGCGGTGCCATGTTTAATATCACTCCATCGTCAAAGTTTGGATCGTAGCCCATCTTTGCAACCTTCTCCAGTTCCTCTTTGAACTCTGTTATCTCCTGCCTTAATTCATCTAGCTTTTCCAGTTCCTTTTCATAGGTTAGCTTATCTCTTCCGTCAGTATTTACGACCTTTTGAGATACCTCTAAAATCTGGCTGGAAATAAGGTTTAGCTTTGGCTCAACGTAGTTCCGTAATATTTTAAAAAGGGTGTCGTTATCCAATTTGTGATAATAGAGCCAAATTCCATAGTTTTTCTTTTTCGTTTGGAGAAGCCAATATATCGGTGCTTTGCGACGACTCTTTGAGTATCTTTTGATATGAAAGTCAAAGAATCTCTTTGGTTGCCTGAAATAGTCACGAAGGCTTTTTACATCAAGAATCTCCAATATCTCCCGCTCTCGTTCGTCCGCATGTTCACCATAGATTAAAACCAACACTTCATGCACTTTTTTTACAATATCATTGCTGTGTCCTTCATCATCAACTAAAATGCCGTTCCAATCAACCTGTATCGGGTAATCTTTGTCAGCAATAGTGGGATTTGGCACGTCCGTTGGAACATCAAGCACATTAACCCGCCTTTTTAGCCATGCTTCACTGACGATACTCCCCAAAGTCGCAGGATAACCATCTGGAGAGAGGAGCATTCCAGGTGAGCATACAGGCATCGGATCAAATGGGTTTGCGAGTTTTGGAATGAGTGATTTATCTAAAGCCATCCGCACATCCCAACGACCAAAGACGGCACCAATGCACCACATAAGCAGATTTTGAACACGATCAACAATGCTTTCGGAAATGATCTCTTCTTCAGTTTCAGCTTTGTCTGATTCCTTTTCCACTTCATCTTGTACTTGAATAGTTTGTCCTAATTCGTGTTCAATAATTCTGCGATCAGTAAAATCAATATCATATAAGTCATAGATAATATTATTGACTTTCAACTGTATACAGACAATTTCATTATTTTTTTTGATTTCTTTCTCTTGAATATCTTCACTCGTTTCTGATAAAGGGATGTTAATCAATCTAAGTAGAGGTGGAACTAAAAAAACATGAGTTGTTTCATCGCCGTAATAAAGTGATTGTTGACAATTAACGATTTTTAACGACAATTCTGTTAATTTATCGACATTGGGTTTCTTAACTGGTATTCTCTGCACTTGACCAACTTCATAACCATGTTGAGCTCTTAGCATCATAATAAACTTCTCAGTCAAGGTACTATTAAAAAAACCCAAAGCATTTAATAATCCAAATTCTGAGAAAATCGCTATTCCTTTATGGCTAAAAATACAACCTGCGTTCATCTCTCTTGAATTGAAACGTCTATTTACTAATGGATATGTCAATCCAGAACGAAAGTAATAATCTGGATTTCTAATTACTGAACCTGCAAACAAATACAGTTCTCTACCTTTATATTTATAATTTACTACCAAATGAATATCTGAATAATATGGAGAATACTCTCCACCCTTAACAAAAGTTGCCCATCTTTTATTTGCTGTCTGTTCTACGAAAATAGTTTGCTGCTCAGAAATATTTTCGTCTTTCACATTTAACCAATCAGCCCATTTTATTGCGTTAATATCTGTTGGTTTTACTTCCCAGTTTGCACGAACAAAACGAAAATCATCAGCAGTTGCAAGCCCTTGTTTTACTGTTCCCCCATTTCCTTCAAATGGTGGAAACTCCTTAAACTTATTCCTGATCCTATCGCAGACCCAATAGGAGAAAGGTGTATTCGGCACAAGGGAAAATGAGTCCAATTGTATATCAAAACGTTTCTCGCTTTGAGCATTCTGTATAGCTTCCAACAACTTTTCGCCTTTAGCATCAACATCATCCTTTAGTAATCTAAAGAAAATTGCTTTTCTTCCGGTTGCGGGAGTTTTTTCGATTGTATAAGCGGCTGTTTCAACCATCGCCTCAAGGACACCGAAACCAAAATCTGCAACGGCATGTAAACTTGATTCCTTCATCAGTATCTCTTCTCTCCACTTTGTAAAGCTAGAAAGGAAAAAGCCTGTCCTGCTTGAGATAATCCCAATAAAGCCTTTATCATGAAGCAATTGAAGGATCCGCTCTACAAATGCGGCATAAACATCATTTTTGGTTCGGGGGTATGTCTTGTCAATATATCCCCTAGACGGTAAGCTTGCTGCTCCAAACGGTGGATTCATCAAGACAACATCAAAGCGATTCTGCAACACTTCTACAAACTGAAACCCCCTGATTGATTCCTCTGCAAACAGCCGTCTGCTATAACCGTGATTTTCTGCTTTAACTTTCTCCGCATAATCTCTCAGGGCAGAAAAAACCTTCTCCTCTGCCTCTTTGAAGAAATCCTCATCTTTTATCTCTGATAAGGAGAGCGATAATTGCCTGGGCTCTGATTTTCCAAAAAGGGGCACTTGAACCGGCTTCAGCGGGCCTTCCCATTTTCGCTTTGCCTCTTGTATTGCTGCTCTCAACTCCTGCTCTATTTGTAATAATGAGCCTGCCTCACCAGCAAGCTTCATCTTTTCCCATACATTTCTCACCAGATCACCCAAAAGGGCAGGTTTTAGCGTGGAGACAAAATCCTCAAAAAGCTTCTGGTTACCTGGCATTGGTTCCGCACAAATAAAGTGTGCATTCCTTACTCTTGGTCTGTCTTCCCTGCGTATCTTGACCCACTCCCTCTGCGCCCTGAGCCAGAGGGCAAGGGCGGCAATCTGAATTGCTCTCAGGTCAATGTCTATGCCATAGAGGTTATTTTCGAGTATCAGGCGAGGGATCTCACGCTCAAATGCATCTTTATCAGGATAATCTTTCTGTAATGCTATTCCCAGGTCTTTATCGTCATAAGCCTCTCTGTATATAATCATCAGCAGGTTAAATACATACAGCAGAAAATGCCCGCTACCGCATGCCGGATCAAGTATCTTTAGCAATCGCGGGTCTTTTTTCTCACGGAAAGGAACCTGAAAGCTATCTGCTTGTGCAGCCGGTTTTTCATCCCTCTGAAGGAATACCTCATTCCTGGGCTTGACCATATATTCGCAGTATTCTGAAAGCCTGGTATTCCCCTGCATAATCTCATACCACATCCTGCCGAGGGTATTATCAGTGAGAAACTGCACAACGTATCTTGGCGTATAGAATTGATTGCGGAATGCCAGTTCCCAGGAATTGCGTGGTGCAGAGCTTTCAGCCCTTGCCTGCTCCCTGATCTCTTTTGGCGTGAAATATTGATAAATCCACCCGATGGTTTCATCAAAATCCCATATATTGTCAATCTCCGGATTATTTATGATTTCTAAAACAGCCTTTAATGCCCGCGGTCTTGGAAATACATAAGATGAAAGGTCTTCCTGGTCAAAGAGGACTTTAATCTCCTCTGCAACTTCTCTGCATTGGTACAAAATATAATCCTGGTAAGCAATGTCTATGTCATCAAGCTGTGATAAATCAGTCTTTTTTAACACATCCACCACGTAGTGGACGAAACCATTGGATTTGCTGCCGCGGGAAACAGTCTCCCGGATGACCTTTCTCCGCTCCATGAGTTTCAAGGCCACAAGACGGTTCAGGTGGGTAAATGTCAAACCAAGTATCAATCTTTCCACAGCTTCATGTCTCTTGCTTCCGGCCACAGTTTCCCGCTCAATGACGTATGCAAATCCTTCACGGGCTTTTATTACGTTCTGATCATCTTTGATTTGTGGCAAGCGGGAGATATCTTCGATAGTTCCATCTTTGTGCAGTCCAAATGCACCTTCAAGTAACTCACCTATCTCCTTTAAAAGCGCTTTACGCGCATCCTGCACCATCTTTTTTATTTTATTACGGATTTCTTTATCCACCAGAATACCTCAGTAAATTTTTACCCTGTAATTATAGCCGCTAATGCCCTCTATTTCCTGAATGTCCATGAACCTAAGCTCGTTTTCGCCTTCTCTTGCACCCGGGTAAAATAAAATCATAGGGACCATAGTTCGGCGGTGCATCTCGTCCAGAAGTTTACTCATACGGTA from Candidatus Kuenenia stuttgartiensis carries:
- the brxC gene encoding BREX system P-loop protein BrxC, with product MQIIKDLFRKDIYRKIEEVIKVDQHDEGTVKNEIQEYVATPDIKDHFCQVYNAVAEYPSEPHEGIGIWVSGFFGSGKSSFAKILGYTLANRKIITQSASQWFIENVQDKQITNFLQNINSRFTIHAIIFDVAMDRGVRTANEQITEIMYKALLRELGYAEDFDLAELEITLEAKGRLKEFVSLFNKEYSPATWEEERDMAMGISEASAILYKMMPNVFPREDSWSNSLGIKKDSGNFIGRADITPNKLAERAFELMAKRKPGAGLVFIIDEVGQYVSRSVQKMLDLQAVVQAFGRESKNRFKAKQIVAPCWIVVTSQEKLNEVVDAMGGRIIELARLQDRFPIPIDLKQSNIQEVTAKRVLEKKDKGYESLCELFDKNEGHLKTYCKLERTSRNTTITKEDFINLYPYLPYQIELCIDIVAGLRQKRGAQKHIGGSNRTIIKQAQEMLIHPRTNLADQEIGNLVTLDKVYELLYAGSLLPVEVTREVDSVARHIHNNEMALKVTKAITLLEAVKNLPRTAHNIAVVLHPSVNSGSILSDVKDAITELEKAQIIRASEEGYKLLTVQEKNWDTERASLSPKPKQRNIIKQESIKEIFSAPKTRTYSYKGMRTFRVGLFIDGEKVEEGDIPLSIYIADNENDFKEKNQQLRVQSRQDSHNNEIFWVFSVNEDIYRLIEEKYRSNEMIATYSRIRAHNQISPEQSACLEDEKQRENRIHQDLRSKITKVIESGSGLFRGVEKDGSELGNSISEIITGMLDAAVPELYPKLEMGTRKIKGDEPEKILTAANLKGLPSIFYDKDDGLNLVVKHDNKYQPNINAEIAQEILNYIKNEHSYGTKVTGNSLEEHFRGFDYGWEGDILRLVLAVLFRGGAIEVTHQAVRHRGYSDPDARLPFISNRAFKSATFAPRETLDLKMRADAAKHYEEITGNEVNIEEEAIASAFKELAKDDKEILLPLQVQVSALGLPVKDTLSEFRQTIDSVLNSDIDDCVKILAGEGMSYKELREKIRRLADVMSDEDMKNVQNAKAALSTIIPMLEKLGLDGEVYEKAEALRIALNSENFYDKLEAIRLNTQGIYAVYIKAYSEKHDHRKERVEKAIESVKGHVNFALLSEEEQNILLAPFIERCCEKAMLKDTCACEKCRATIDQMDSDLLAIQGMKDNAARQIEKLTDSGKIEYLRASEIISGYIEKEEDVEIALQKLKEKMMKMLAEGYKISFQ
- a CDS encoding toxin-antitoxin system TumE family protein → MSVIKEYLAQLDKFLSNVPFKLLTNVQSENRGDAALYVKGEIIFADKSELHFKEYFIAIPALKRLAYSYHYQAHDKKLIFRYDNAEHYTEIETYPHHKHIQNEVLPSKNVDITEVINEIVRSFAK
- the pglX gene encoding BREX-1 system adenine-specific DNA-methyltransferase PglX, with the translated sequence MDKEIRNKIKKMVQDARKALLKEIGELLEGAFGLHKDGTIEDISRLPQIKDDQNVIKAREGFAYVIERETVAGSKRHEAVERLILGLTFTHLNRLVALKLMERRKVIRETVSRGSKSNGFVHYVVDVLKKTDLSQLDDIDIAYQDYILYQCREVAEEIKVLFDQEDLSSYVFPRPRALKAVLEIINNPEIDNIWDFDETIGWIYQYFTPKEIREQARAESSAPRNSWELAFRNQFYTPRYVVQFLTDNTLGRMWYEIMQGNTRLSEYCEYMVKPRNEVFLQRDEKPAAQADSFQVPFREKKDPRLLKILDPACGSGHFLLYVFNLLMIIYREAYDDKDLGIALQKDYPDKDAFEREIPRLILENNLYGIDIDLRAIQIAALALWLRAQREWVKIRREDRPRVRNAHFICAEPMPGNQKLFEDFVSTLKPALLGDLVRNVWEKMKLAGEAGSLLQIEQELRAAIQEAKRKWEGPLKPVQVPLFGKSEPRQLSLSLSEIKDEDFFKEAEEKVFSALRDYAEKVKAENHGYSRRLFAEESIRGFQFVEVLQNRFDVVLMNPPFGAASLPSRGYIDKTYPRTKNDVYAAFVERILQLLHDKGFIGIISSRTGFFLSSFTKWREEILMKESSLHAVADFGFGVLEAMVETAAYTIEKTPATGRKAIFFRLLKDDVDAKGEKLLEAIQNAQSEKRFDIQLDSFSLVPNTPFSYWVCDRIRNKFKEFPPFEGNGGTVKQGLATADDFRFVRANWEVKPTDINAIKWADWLNVKDENISEQQTIFVEQTANKRWATFVKGGEYSPYYSDIHLVVNYKYKGRELYLFAGSVIRNPDYYFRSGLTYPLVNRRFNSREMNAGCIFSHKGIAIFSEFGLLNALGFFNSTLTEKFIMMLRAQHGYEVGQVQRIPVKKPNVDKLTELSLKIVNCQQSLYYGDETTHVFLVPPLLRLINIPLSETSEDIQEKEIKKNNEIVCIQLKVNNIIYDLYDIDFTDRRIIEHELGQTIQVQDEVEKESDKAETEEEIISESIVDRVQNLLMWCIGAVFGRWDVRMALDKSLIPKLANPFDPMPVCSPGMLLSPDGYPATLGSIVSEAWLKRRVNVLDVPTDVPNPTIADKDYPIQVDWNGILVDDEGHSNDIVKKVHEVLVLIYGEHADEREREILEILDVKSLRDYFRQPKRFFDFHIKRYSKSRRKAPIYWLLQTKKKNYGIWLYYHKLDNDTLFKILRNYVEPKLNLISSQILEVSQKVVNTDGRDKLTYEKELEKLDELRQEITEFKEELEKVAKMGYDPNFDDGVILNMAPLHTVIPWSEPPKYWKDLESGKYDWAHIAMKYWSERVKAKCKKDKSLAIAHGYE